From a region of the Oryza sativa Japonica Group chromosome 6, ASM3414082v1 genome:
- the LOC4341283 gene encoding tRNA A64-2'-O-ribosylphosphate transferase isoform X2 has translation MAAAAASSESADAAAAGPSTLSIYKAARRIKRRESTLYNALRSVADDAAFVAEIAALWPALPLVANLRCGLWYLPPRAVAATCYFKSTDGHAGNWAFSTARLNLHLALLAGERGGCIIVDSTRRGKRFPDSMSKTIPIWCCVLNRAIERYRLQTNNKSAAVANKDAEKISESSNWDNSVHLPVWVLETEKNAIEGRIEEWTTQFESCGADIRSLALSLKKPLRPLWISQRTRIWLNEVPELESWDFTPIILVSASASGAVATQRMTSEFSWHYIPGAGDDEESWARGLTPTLFWKHSYDLLDGGPDLCNQLVADIVEKDRVYRAQRGEYSPQITAKPLKCSSHDGPFSNGDHTSIVQPMDSDPPTVTAMDKQNSSDGHILFWIGTSNLAVASTLQVGDSLAEVDCILNCDSTSNLPLTSSENSYLELPMVGSKDDRFSLMKNLPKAVSFANRNLIAGKKLLICCQNGEDISICVALAIITRLFDCDDVTKLEMRKRLVFVCKYAVNARPSRGNLKQVYGFLCSEKEQFSCLT, from the exons atggcggcggcggcggcgtcgtcggagtcagcggatgccgccgccgctgggccgTCGACGCTGAGCATCTACAAGGCGGCGCGGCGCATCAAGCGGCGGGAGAGCACGCTGTACAACGCGCTGCGGAGCGTGGCGGACGACGCCGCGTTCGTGGCGGAGATCGCGGCGCTGTGGCCGGCGCTGCCGCTGGTCGCCAACCTCCGCTGCGGGCTCTGGTACTtgccgccccgcgccgtcgccgccacctgctACTTCAAGTCCACCGATGGGCACGCGGGCAACTGGGCCTTCTCCACCGCCCGCCTCAACCTCCACCTCGCCCTCCTCGCTG gggagagaggagggtgcATAATTGTTGATTCAACAAGGAGAGGGAAACGTTTCCCTGACAGCATGTCAAAGACCATACCCATTTGGTGTTGTGTCCTCAACCGAGCAATTGAGAGGTATCGGCTGCAGACTAACAACAAG TCAGCTGCTGTAGCCAACAAAGACGCTGAAAAGATCTCTGAATCATCAAACTGGGATAACTCAGTGCATCTTCCTGTATGGGTTCTAGAGACTGAGAAAAATGCTATAGAGGGGCGTATCGAGGAATGGACAACCCAATTTGAATCATGTGGTGCAGACATTCGTTCTCTTGCGTTAAGTTTGAAGAAACCACTACGTCCATTGTGGATATCACAAAGGACACGGATATGGTTAAATGAAGTTCCAGAGCTTGAATCATGGGATTTCACCCCTATCATATTAGTTTCAGCATCTGCATCTGGTGCAGTAGCTACACAAAGGATGACTTCAGAGTTCAGCTGGCACTATATTCCTGGAGCTGGAGATGATGAAGAGAGTTGGGCACGTGGTCTCACTCCTACATTATTCTGGAAGCACTCATATGATCTGCTTGATGGTGGACCAGACCTTTGTAATCAGTTAGTTGCAGATATTGTTGAAAAAGATAGGGTCTATCGTGCACAGAGAGGCGAATATTCTCCCCAAATTACAGCTAAGCCTTTGAAGTGTTCAAGCCATGATGGTCCTTTCAGTAATGGTGATCATACAAGTATTGTGCAACCAATGGACTCGGATCCTCCTACCGTTACTGCTATGGACAAACAAAATTCCAGTGATGGCCATATACTCTTCTGGATTGGGACATCAAACCTTGCAGTAGCATCAACTCTCCAAG TTGGAGATTCCTTAGCTGAAGTGGATTGTATACTGAACTGTGACAGCACATCAAATTTACCTTTGACTTCATCAGAGAATTCTTACCTTGAACTACCTATGGTG GGATCAAAGGACGACCGGTTTTCGTTGATGAAAAACCTTCCAAAAGCAGTTAGCTTTGCAAACAGGAATTTGATAGCAGGGAAGAAGCTACTAATATGCTGTCAAAATG GAGAGGATATAAGCATCTGTGTGGCCTTGGCGATAATTACACGATTATTTGATTGCGATG ACGTCACGAAGTTGGAGATGAGGAAGAGGCtggtttttgtttgcaaatatgctgTTAATGCAAGACCATCTAGAGGAAACTTGAAGCAGGTCTATGGTTTCCTTTGCAGCGAGAAGGAACAGTTTTCTTGTTTGACGTAG
- the LOC4341282 gene encoding small ribosomal subunit protein eS24z — protein MSESKAAAAVTLRTRKFMTNRLLSRKQFVLEVLHPGRANVSKADLKEKLAKLYEVKDSNCIFVFKFRTHFGGGKSTGFGLIYDNLDAAKKYEPKYRLIRNGLATKVEKSRKQMKERKNRAKKIRGVKKTKAGDAGKKK, from the exons ATGTCGGAATCgaaggccgccgcggcggtgacCCTCCGCACCCGCAAGTTCATGACGaaccgcctcctctcccgcaAGCAGTTCGTGCTCGAGGTGCTCCACCCGGGCCGCGCCAACGTCTCCAAG GCGGATCTGAAGGAGAAGCTGGCGAAGCTGTACGAGGTGAAGGACTCCAACTGCATCTTCGTGTTCAAGTTCCGCACCCACTTCGGAGGCGGCAAGTCCACCGGATTCGGCCTCATCTACGACAACCTCGACGCCGCCAAGAAGTACGAGCCCAAGTACAGGCTCATCAGG AATGGTCTTGCCACTAAGGTAGAGAAGTCACGTAAGCAGATGAAGGAACGGAAGAACAGAGCAAAGAAGATCCGTGGTGTGAAGAAG ACAAAGGCTGGAGATGCTGGGAAGAAGAAGTGA
- the LOC4341283 gene encoding tRNA A64-2'-O-ribosylphosphate transferase isoform X1 codes for MAAAAASSESADAAAAGPSTLSIYKAARRIKRRESTLYNALRSVADDAAFVAEIAALWPALPLVANLRCGLWYLPPRAVAATCYFKSTDGHAGNWAFSTARLNLHLALLAGERGGCIIVDSTRRGKRFPDSMSKTIPIWCCVLNRAIERYRLQTNNKSAAVANKDAEKISESSNWDNSVHLPVWVLETEKNAIEGRIEEWTTQFESCGADIRSLALSLKKPLRPLWISQRTRIWLNEVPELESWDFTPIILVSASASGAVATQRMTSEFSWHYIPGAGDDEESWARGLTPTLFWKHSYDLLDGGPDLCNQLVADIVEKDRVYRAQRGEYSPQITAKPLKCSSHDGPFSNGDHTSIVQPMDSDPPTVTAMDKQNSSDGHILFWIGTSNLAVASTLQVGDSLAEVDCILNCDSTSNLPLTSSENSYLELPMVGSKDDRFSLMKNLPKAVSFANRNLIAGKKLLICCQNGEDISICVALAIITRLFDCDGFFDHGNSFLKGDVTKLEMRKRLVFVCKYAVNARPSRGNLKQVYGFLCSEKEQFSCLT; via the exons atggcggcggcggcggcgtcgtcggagtcagcggatgccgccgccgctgggccgTCGACGCTGAGCATCTACAAGGCGGCGCGGCGCATCAAGCGGCGGGAGAGCACGCTGTACAACGCGCTGCGGAGCGTGGCGGACGACGCCGCGTTCGTGGCGGAGATCGCGGCGCTGTGGCCGGCGCTGCCGCTGGTCGCCAACCTCCGCTGCGGGCTCTGGTACTtgccgccccgcgccgtcgccgccacctgctACTTCAAGTCCACCGATGGGCACGCGGGCAACTGGGCCTTCTCCACCGCCCGCCTCAACCTCCACCTCGCCCTCCTCGCTG gggagagaggagggtgcATAATTGTTGATTCAACAAGGAGAGGGAAACGTTTCCCTGACAGCATGTCAAAGACCATACCCATTTGGTGTTGTGTCCTCAACCGAGCAATTGAGAGGTATCGGCTGCAGACTAACAACAAG TCAGCTGCTGTAGCCAACAAAGACGCTGAAAAGATCTCTGAATCATCAAACTGGGATAACTCAGTGCATCTTCCTGTATGGGTTCTAGAGACTGAGAAAAATGCTATAGAGGGGCGTATCGAGGAATGGACAACCCAATTTGAATCATGTGGTGCAGACATTCGTTCTCTTGCGTTAAGTTTGAAGAAACCACTACGTCCATTGTGGATATCACAAAGGACACGGATATGGTTAAATGAAGTTCCAGAGCTTGAATCATGGGATTTCACCCCTATCATATTAGTTTCAGCATCTGCATCTGGTGCAGTAGCTACACAAAGGATGACTTCAGAGTTCAGCTGGCACTATATTCCTGGAGCTGGAGATGATGAAGAGAGTTGGGCACGTGGTCTCACTCCTACATTATTCTGGAAGCACTCATATGATCTGCTTGATGGTGGACCAGACCTTTGTAATCAGTTAGTTGCAGATATTGTTGAAAAAGATAGGGTCTATCGTGCACAGAGAGGCGAATATTCTCCCCAAATTACAGCTAAGCCTTTGAAGTGTTCAAGCCATGATGGTCCTTTCAGTAATGGTGATCATACAAGTATTGTGCAACCAATGGACTCGGATCCTCCTACCGTTACTGCTATGGACAAACAAAATTCCAGTGATGGCCATATACTCTTCTGGATTGGGACATCAAACCTTGCAGTAGCATCAACTCTCCAAG TTGGAGATTCCTTAGCTGAAGTGGATTGTATACTGAACTGTGACAGCACATCAAATTTACCTTTGACTTCATCAGAGAATTCTTACCTTGAACTACCTATGGTG GGATCAAAGGACGACCGGTTTTCGTTGATGAAAAACCTTCCAAAAGCAGTTAGCTTTGCAAACAGGAATTTGATAGCAGGGAAGAAGCTACTAATATGCTGTCAAAATG GAGAGGATATAAGCATCTGTGTGGCCTTGGCGATAATTACACGATTATTTGATTGCGATG GATTCTTTGATCATGGCAATTCATTTCTGAAAGGAGACGTCACGAAGTTGGAGATGAGGAAGAGGCtggtttttgtttgcaaatatgctgTTAATGCAAGACCATCTAGAGGAAACTTGAAGCAGGTCTATGGTTTCCTTTGCAGCGAGAAGGAACAGTTTTCTTGTTTGACGTAG